AACAGCAAGCGCATCGCTGCATTTGCGAGTGTTGTCGACGCGGTATTTGTCACCACCGGACTGCGTGATTTACGCCGTTTTGACGGTTTAGGCGCGCGGCTGTATTACATTCCCAACCCTGTCGAACCGACAGTTGAGGTTTTGGATAATTCTGTTAAAACGGACTTACCTATAGATTTACTGTTTTGCAGCAATGCGACCAAATTTACTAAACGGCTGGAGATGGTCAAAAGTATCAAGGACGCCGTTGACGATGAAATGAACTTTAAAACCTACGGCAGTTTTGGTGAGGCTCCGGTGTGGGGTCCTGATTATGATCTGGTGCTGTCAAAAACTCGAATGGCCTTGAACCTGAATCGGCAGGAAGGTGATCACTGGTATACCTCAGATCGAATGTCGCAGCTCGGCGGTAATGGTGTGCTGCAGTTTGCTCATAGCAGTGGTGGCTTTGATGAATATGTCCCGCCGGAAACCTTGGTTTACTTTGATGATGAGCAGGATCTGATCGCTAATATTCGTGACTTCCATCACGATGATGCTAAGCGTCAGCATTGGGCTGCACGCGCGCGCGCGTTTTTTCATAGCGAACTAAACTCCAGTTTGTATTCTCGCTATATTATTGAAGCCACATTGGCCCAGCCCTTTAGTTACGATTATGTT
This window of the Zhongshania sp. R06B22 genome carries:
- a CDS encoding glycosyltransferase family protein, translated to MKILHVDYDRLRSYGAIRSSWAEKMRFGFIRNNHYVRSFSDRDVAAFEAPFGLRALGEKAANKRLLEVVEGNEPDLIVIGHTDIITVDTLKLIRQRRPDCLLIHCNCDPLFVPDNSKRIAAFASVVDAVFVTTGLRDLRRFDGLGARLYYIPNPVEPTVEVLDNSVKTDLPIDLLFCSNATKFTKRLEMVKSIKDAVDDEMNFKTYGSFGEAPVWGPDYDLVLSKTRMALNLNRQEGDHWYTSDRMSQLGGNGVLQFAHSSGGFDEYVPPETLVYFDDEQDLIANIRDFHHDDAKRQHWAARARAFFHSELNSSLYSRYIIEATLAQPFSYDYVWARNINPDGSDKL